A genomic segment from Dethiosulfovibrio faecalis encodes:
- a CDS encoding YfcC family protein, producing the protein MDTQKRKRSSFPHVFVILLSIMVVAMVTTWFVPAGEFSRQLDPKSNRTVIVPDSFHSVEQAPVDPFQMFVAVQKGMTQAGSIVFFIFIVFSSIYVVMSTGAIDAFIAWMVRKTRSNPASANITFGVLMAVFMIWGSTGTLSYEEMIAFVPIFASLALALGYDPIVGLAVSFVSVGIGFASATVNPFTIGVAQTISELPLFSGLAYRLLILAVMGSITIAWTLRYAAKVKADPSKSVVSDLDFEDLAFDEEKVNLQFTKTHKTVLMLFLITILIAGFGLLKLHWYINQLAGLFLIMGILVGIADRKAPSRIAELFVEGMSKGVLSAMVVGVARGILVVLSEGKIVDSIINGMANLLGQGSAYLSSVGMLLFQTLMNFLIPSGSGQAATTMPIMAPLADLLEVKRQVAVLAFQFGDGFSNLLWPTGFILIGCILAKVPLSRYLRWFLPLFAVLFVVQVLFLWGAIAIGYGPF; encoded by the coding sequence ATGGACACACAGAAGAGAAAACGCTCTTCATTCCCACACGTATTCGTCATACTCCTATCCATAATGGTAGTAGCCATGGTGACAACCTGGTTCGTCCCAGCCGGAGAGTTCAGCAGGCAGTTGGACCCGAAAAGCAATAGGACCGTAATAGTACCGGACAGTTTTCACTCGGTTGAACAGGCACCGGTCGATCCATTCCAGATGTTCGTAGCCGTCCAGAAAGGCATGACCCAGGCGGGGTCGATAGTATTCTTCATCTTTATCGTATTTTCCTCCATTTACGTGGTGATGTCGACAGGAGCCATAGACGCCTTCATAGCCTGGATGGTCCGCAAGACACGGTCCAACCCAGCTTCGGCCAACATCACATTCGGAGTCCTCATGGCCGTGTTCATGATATGGGGATCCACCGGAACCCTGTCCTACGAGGAGATGATCGCCTTCGTCCCCATCTTCGCCAGCCTAGCCTTGGCTTTGGGATACGACCCCATAGTGGGATTGGCTGTATCGTTCGTCTCCGTCGGCATAGGATTCGCCTCAGCCACGGTAAACCCATTCACCATCGGGGTGGCACAGACCATATCGGAACTTCCCCTCTTCTCAGGGCTGGCCTACAGACTGTTGATACTGGCCGTTATGGGAAGCATAACCATAGCTTGGACCCTCAGATATGCCGCAAAGGTCAAGGCAGACCCATCCAAGAGTGTGGTAAGCGACCTTGACTTCGAAGACTTGGCGTTCGACGAAGAAAAGGTGAACCTTCAGTTCACGAAAACCCACAAAACCGTCCTAATGCTTTTTTTGATCACCATACTGATCGCAGGATTCGGACTCCTTAAGCTTCACTGGTATATCAACCAGCTGGCTGGGCTGTTCCTCATCATGGGTATTCTGGTAGGCATAGCGGACAGGAAGGCACCCAGCCGCATCGCCGAACTTTTCGTTGAAGGGATGAGCAAGGGAGTCCTCTCCGCGATGGTGGTGGGAGTGGCACGGGGTATCCTGGTCGTATTATCGGAAGGCAAAATCGTGGATTCCATAATAAACGGAATGGCAAATCTTCTGGGTCAGGGCTCGGCCTATCTGAGCTCCGTCGGGATGCTGCTATTCCAGACTCTGATGAACTTTCTCATTCCGTCCGGATCGGGACAGGCGGCCACTACCATGCCTATAATGGCGCCTCTGGCCGATCTGTTGGAGGTTAAAAGACAGGTGGCAGTGCTGGCCTTTCAGTTCGGAGACGGATTCTCCAACCTGCTTTGGCCAACAGGCTTCATCCTGATCGGTTGCATTCTCGCTAAGGTTCCTCTCAGCCGTTATCTGCGTTGGTTCCTTCCCCTCTTCGCCGTGCTCTTCGTAGTTCAGGTTCTATTCCTCTGGGGAGCTATCGCCATAGGTTACGGCCCGTTCTAA
- a CDS encoding lysylphosphatidylglycerol synthase transmembrane domain-containing protein yields MIERIGRIRLVLFALLFVSLSVLVPVFLSQSLDGYFHVDYGFLSLHTVLYLLGLLVVYFCCDGLRLYYVLRSMGHKIPFWGLVKLVFVNIFFSNITPMATGGGFAQIWYLRRFGVPLGTATAATTLRTFLATACIFGVSPFLLLFLHPFSTSSGGWILSLVFASLGIIYLSLFCLALLKRNWMIFVLHRGLNWLCRAKVIDRARAVSWRSKAVKEIVRFSRGIRRCSRGGADILLSVLCTAVFLMALFSFPFFLLRGTGYPVPYLFSVGLLILTTFIMYFSPTPGGAGFAEGLFGLFFLSSIPSSELVSVIVIWRFLTIYLGMGIGFIFTLTDFFGRRRCDA; encoded by the coding sequence GTGATAGAACGAATAGGGCGGATTCGTCTTGTTTTATTCGCTTTGCTTTTCGTCTCTTTGAGCGTTCTAGTCCCGGTATTCCTTTCCCAAAGTCTGGATGGCTATTTTCACGTGGATTACGGTTTTCTGTCCCTTCACACTGTGCTTTATCTGCTAGGGCTTTTGGTCGTCTATTTTTGTTGCGACGGCTTAAGACTTTACTATGTGCTTCGATCGATGGGACATAAAATCCCCTTTTGGGGGTTGGTCAAGCTCGTTTTTGTAAACATCTTTTTCTCGAATATAACCCCGATGGCTACCGGTGGAGGTTTTGCCCAGATATGGTATCTTCGGAGATTCGGTGTACCCCTAGGCACTGCGACGGCGGCTACGACCTTGAGAACCTTCCTCGCCACTGCCTGTATATTCGGGGTATCTCCTTTTCTGCTCCTCTTTTTGCACCCCTTTTCGACTTCCTCCGGAGGGTGGATTCTGTCCTTAGTTTTCGCATCTTTGGGGATCATCTATCTGTCTCTGTTCTGCCTGGCTCTGCTCAAGAGAAACTGGATGATATTCGTCCTGCATAGGGGGCTTAATTGGCTCTGTCGAGCCAAGGTGATCGACAGAGCCAGGGCCGTTTCCTGGAGATCCAAGGCGGTAAAGGAGATCGTGCGTTTCTCCAGGGGTATCAGACGCTGTAGCAGAGGAGGTGCCGATATCCTTCTGTCCGTGTTATGTACGGCCGTTTTTCTAATGGCCCTCTTCTCCTTTCCCTTTTTTCTTCTTCGGGGGACCGGTTATCCCGTGCCTTATCTATTTTCAGTAGGTCTCTTGATCTTGACGACTTTTATAATGTACTTTTCGCCTACCCCTGGTGGTGCTGGTTTTGCCGAGGGGCTATTCGGCCTTTTTTTCCTGTCGTCGATCCCCTCGTCCGAGTTGGTCTCGGTGATAGTTATCTGGCGTTTTCTGACCATATATTTGGGAATGGGAATAGGCTTCATTTTCACGTTGACCGATTTTTTCGGTCGGAGACGTTGCGATGCGTAG
- a CDS encoding amidohydrolase — protein sequence MTDESKRDILRLLGEIAPISQKLALDLWKNPELGLEERYAADRYQEILTLEGFQIRRGIGDLDTAISASWGSGSPCIGFLGEYDALPGIAEDGGPGHGCGHNLLGAASLGSAMALKRHMERLNLSGTVVFYGCPAEENNGGKVYMARDGCFSELDAALTWHPSDVNAVWEAGTLALNACNFVFKGVTSHAAQSPEAGRSALDGAILMDVGVNYLREHMIQEARIHSVITSGGKTPNVVPAEATICYYVRAPRRDQVEPLFERVVNCAKGAALMTDTTFEIDMIDGLYDYLSNPVLNEVASKIMSELGGPSFDEVDREKAAKLQSSLSEKTVKEAFKKYGATSDFLGRELSDVYLPGGGPMARGKTMAGSTDVGDVSHIVPTLQITTCAMPIGTSLHSWQSNESFGSTVGLKGMNFASEVLTLTALELLRDTSLLKKAKDAFERDTDGELYESPLIPGARPKIR from the coding sequence ATGACCGATGAATCGAAAAGGGATATTCTGCGTCTATTGGGGGAAATAGCACCGATATCGCAAAAATTGGCCCTGGACCTGTGGAAAAATCCCGAGCTGGGCCTTGAGGAGAGATACGCCGCCGACAGATACCAGGAAATTCTTACCCTTGAGGGATTTCAGATCCGAAGAGGGATCGGCGACCTGGACACAGCCATATCGGCTAGTTGGGGCTCCGGCTCCCCATGTATAGGATTTCTGGGAGAATACGACGCTCTGCCTGGCATAGCCGAAGACGGCGGCCCGGGGCACGGATGCGGACACAACCTCCTCGGAGCCGCCTCTCTAGGATCCGCTATGGCTCTAAAGAGACATATGGAAAGGCTAAATCTGTCCGGAACGGTGGTCTTCTACGGCTGCCCCGCCGAGGAAAACAACGGCGGGAAGGTCTATATGGCAAGAGACGGCTGCTTCTCCGAGCTGGACGCCGCCCTGACCTGGCATCCCTCTGACGTAAACGCCGTATGGGAGGCGGGAACCCTCGCCCTGAACGCCTGTAACTTCGTCTTCAAAGGGGTCACCTCTCATGCTGCCCAATCCCCGGAGGCGGGCAGAAGCGCCCTGGACGGAGCCATACTGATGGACGTAGGGGTCAACTACCTGAGGGAACACATGATCCAGGAGGCACGGATCCACAGCGTTATAACCTCTGGCGGCAAGACTCCCAACGTGGTCCCAGCCGAGGCAACTATATGCTACTACGTCAGAGCCCCCAGGCGAGACCAGGTGGAGCCTCTTTTCGAAAGGGTGGTCAACTGCGCCAAGGGAGCAGCTCTTATGACCGACACGACCTTCGAGATCGATATGATCGACGGACTTTACGACTACCTATCCAACCCGGTGTTAAACGAGGTCGCGTCAAAGATAATGTCGGAACTTGGAGGACCGAGCTTCGACGAGGTCGATCGAGAGAAGGCAGCTAAGCTGCAATCCAGCCTATCGGAGAAAACGGTAAAAGAGGCGTTCAAAAAATACGGAGCCACCTCAGACTTTCTGGGTCGGGAGCTAAGCGATGTCTATCTTCCAGGAGGAGGCCCCATGGCAAGGGGAAAGACCATGGCGGGATCGACCGACGTGGGAGACGTATCCCACATCGTACCCACCCTTCAGATAACGACCTGTGCCATGCCCATAGGGACCTCTCTACACTCCTGGCAAAGCAACGAATCCTTCGGTAGCACCGTCGGATTGAAGGGCATGAACTTCGCCTCCGAAGTACTTACTCTGACCGCTTTGGAGCTTTTAAGGGACACATCGCTGTTGAAAAAGGCAAAAGACGCCTTCGAAAGGGACACAGATGGAGAGCTTTACGAGAGCCCTTTGATTCCCGGAGCTAGACCGAAGATAAGATAA
- a CDS encoding calcium/sodium antiporter, with product MVLSVSVVVFGLALLVWSADRFVEGAASSAKKSGMSPMLIGMVIMGFGTSAPEMVVSVLSAFQGNPGIALGNAYGSNIANIAVILGVTAVISPIAVSGGVLRKELPVLSVVTLLAAFQLYDGRLSRLDGAVLLLFFAVILTWGIVDGRENSVKSENDSLPNASDRTNRRDSFDLLVGLVVLVMSSKFTVWGAVDIAHRMGVSDLIIGLTVVALGTSLPELASSIMACRRGEHEMALGNVLGSNLFNTLAVVGLAGTICPMDVPPEILSRDMAVMGVLTLSLFVICYGFRGKGRINRFEGAGLLAASMMYSGWLLSSSLGM from the coding sequence ATGGTCCTATCGGTTTCTGTCGTCGTTTTCGGGCTGGCGCTCCTGGTATGGAGCGCCGATCGTTTTGTAGAGGGGGCAGCCTCGTCTGCTAAGAAGTCCGGAATGTCTCCCATGCTGATAGGCATGGTGATAATGGGTTTCGGGACATCCGCTCCCGAGATGGTCGTCTCCGTGTTATCCGCTTTCCAGGGGAATCCCGGTATCGCTCTAGGCAACGCTTACGGCTCCAATATAGCCAACATAGCGGTTATCTTGGGAGTTACAGCGGTCATCTCGCCTATAGCAGTAAGCGGAGGGGTATTGCGGAAAGAGCTTCCGGTCTTATCCGTCGTTACGTTGCTGGCAGCCTTTCAGCTTTACGACGGCAGGCTTTCCCGGCTGGACGGAGCGGTCCTTCTCCTCTTCTTTGCTGTTATCCTGACCTGGGGGATTGTGGATGGCAGAGAAAATAGCGTAAAATCAGAAAACGATTCGTTGCCTAATGCTTCGGACAGAACTAACCGCAGAGACTCCTTCGATTTGCTTGTCGGTTTGGTCGTTTTGGTCATGTCCTCCAAGTTTACGGTCTGGGGGGCCGTCGACATCGCCCATCGTATGGGTGTCAGCGATCTGATTATCGGTCTTACCGTGGTGGCTCTAGGAACTTCTCTGCCCGAGCTGGCTTCTTCCATCATGGCATGCAGGAGAGGTGAGCACGAAATGGCTTTGGGGAACGTCTTGGGATCCAACCTTTTCAACACCTTAGCTGTGGTTGGCCTTGCCGGGACGATCTGCCCGATGGACGTGCCCCCGGAGATTTTATCCAGGGACATGGCCGTCATGGGGGTCTTGACCCTTTCTCTCTTCGTAATATGTTACGGATTTAGAGGAAAGGGCAGGATAAACAGGTTCGAAGGAGCCGGTCTTCTCGCCGCATCCATGATGTACTCGGGGTGGCTCTTGTCGTCTTCTCTGGGTATGTAG
- a CDS encoding DUF4376 domain-containing protein, translated as MIESIIFAGNHYTPAEFDTYQAEHPEAFLPPEPYVPTFEERKARKLSELATARYISETGGVDVSMGDATVTIRTDRESQAMITGAALKATSDAEYFCRWKTVQGFVTVSAAQIIAVADAVRDHVQASFDREAELVGLVDAATTADELEAITWTNE; from the coding sequence ATGATAGAATCAATTATATTCGCAGGGAATCATTACACACCCGCAGAGTTTGATACATATCAAGCAGAACATCCGGAGGCGTTTTTACCGCCGGAACCTTATGTCCCGACGTTCGAGGAGCGCAAGGCTCGAAAGCTGTCGGAACTCGCCACGGCCCGTTACATCTCCGAGACCGGTGGCGTGGACGTCTCCATGGGTGATGCGACAGTGACGATCCGTACCGATCGAGAGAGTCAGGCGATGATCACCGGTGCGGCGCTCAAGGCCACGTCGGATGCAGAGTACTTCTGCCGCTGGAAGACGGTCCAGGGATTCGTGACCGTGTCGGCGGCTCAGATCATCGCCGTTGCCGACGCCGTGAGGGATCACGTCCAAGCGTCGTTCGATCGAGAGGCCGAACTTGTGGGCCTCGTCGATGCCGCCACCACGGCGGATGAGCTGGAGGCGATCACATGGACCAATGAGTAG
- a CDS encoding SAM-dependent methyltransferase yields MKNISLKPIGEIVTSEDYFAIHLNPMFRNGLNGLNGFSHVILLYFFHMVEPEKNDVPIEDRLVCTKPYRKGPERMGVFATRTPLRPNRIGLSSAKIIDIDQKEGILTVDYIDAFSGSPLLDIKPYSPSLDAIENPKVPEWCSHWPSTREESAFFNWDEEM; encoded by the coding sequence ATGAAGAATATATCTCTAAAGCCTATAGGGGAAATAGTAACTTCCGAGGATTATTTCGCAATTCACTTGAACCCAATGTTCAGAAACGGCCTGAACGGTCTGAACGGATTCAGTCATGTTATTCTGCTGTATTTTTTCCATATGGTCGAACCGGAGAAGAATGACGTTCCCATTGAGGATAGGCTTGTATGTACAAAGCCCTACAGGAAGGGCCCCGAACGAATGGGAGTCTTCGCAACCAGGACCCCTCTAAGGCCCAATCGCATAGGGCTGAGTTCTGCAAAAATCATCGATATCGACCAAAAGGAGGGAATCCTGACAGTAGACTATATCGACGCATTCTCCGGAAGCCCCTTACTGGATATAAAGCCCTACTCCCCCAGTCTAGACGCAATAGAAAATCCTAAAGTCCCCGAATGGTGCTCTCATTGGCCTAGCACCAGAGAAGAATCAGCGTTCTTTAACTGGGACGAGGAAATGTAG
- a CDS encoding MFS transporter, which translates to MTGDMRKALKYRWAVWGAMVLAYMVVFFHRLAAGVVRANVTETFDLSSTAFGNMASAYFYAYMLMQIPVGLMADSLGARVTVSVGMMLAGTGSVLFGTASSYGLLLIGRFLVGVGVSTVFVSILKIQSQWFREREFGTMSGLTSLVGNLGGVLAQAPLAILVGLVSWRASFVTIGVATFGIAALCWIVIRNTPQEKGFPAIDESNDIGEDVVPIPLMSTLKESASDWRIWPVFVFFGCYSGVYLALSGTWGTPYLQDVYGMTVQQASSMVSFAVYGTIVGGITAGSISDRIGKRKLPLVLMNVLATATWLAIVVLWQGKPPVWAIRPLFFMVGFSATSYVISWAIVKEINRPQSTGVAIALVNTGAFLGSAVITTVMGMMLENMSHLTSQEKFTAALGVCLGATILGLICSLVFPETNCKNVSKSPQDDIAL; encoded by the coding sequence ATGACAGGGGATATGAGGAAAGCCCTTAAATACAGATGGGCCGTATGGGGAGCCATGGTACTGGCCTATATGGTGGTGTTCTTTCACCGTCTCGCCGCTGGAGTTGTCAGAGCGAACGTCACGGAAACCTTCGATCTCTCTTCCACAGCCTTCGGAAACATGGCATCGGCCTATTTTTACGCATACATGCTCATGCAGATCCCGGTGGGACTCATGGCCGATTCCCTGGGAGCCAGGGTAACCGTGTCGGTCGGAATGATGCTGGCGGGAACCGGATCGGTACTCTTCGGCACAGCGTCCAGCTACGGCCTGCTGCTGATAGGAAGATTTTTGGTCGGAGTAGGAGTGTCCACCGTATTCGTCTCGATCCTGAAGATCCAATCCCAGTGGTTCAGGGAAAGGGAGTTCGGAACGATGTCAGGACTGACCTCTCTGGTCGGTAACCTGGGAGGGGTGCTGGCCCAGGCCCCATTGGCTATACTGGTCGGTCTGGTCAGCTGGAGAGCCTCTTTCGTGACCATAGGCGTGGCCACCTTCGGCATAGCCGCTCTCTGCTGGATCGTGATACGAAATACCCCACAGGAGAAGGGCTTCCCCGCCATAGACGAGTCGAACGACATCGGAGAAGACGTCGTGCCAATTCCTCTTATGAGCACACTTAAGGAATCCGCTTCGGACTGGCGCATATGGCCGGTGTTCGTGTTCTTCGGATGCTACAGCGGAGTTTATCTGGCTCTTTCCGGAACCTGGGGAACCCCTTATTTACAGGATGTATACGGGATGACGGTTCAGCAGGCATCCTCCATGGTTTCCTTTGCCGTTTACGGTACGATCGTCGGAGGAATAACCGCCGGTTCCATTTCGGACAGGATAGGAAAGAGAAAGCTGCCACTGGTCTTGATGAACGTCTTGGCGACCGCGACCTGGTTGGCAATAGTGGTACTGTGGCAGGGCAAACCGCCGGTATGGGCAATAAGGCCCCTTTTCTTCATGGTGGGATTCTCCGCCACGTCCTACGTCATATCCTGGGCCATAGTCAAGGAGATAAACAGACCCCAATCGACCGGAGTAGCTATAGCCCTGGTCAACACCGGGGCTTTTCTGGGAAGTGCTGTCATAACCACAGTGATGGGAATGATGCTGGAAAACATGTCGCATCTCACCTCTCAAGAAAAATTCACCGCCGCTCTTGGCGTATGTCTAGGAGCGACCATCCTGGGCCTGATATGCTCGCTGGTCTTCCCTGAGACCAACTGCAAAAACGTATCTAAAAGCCCGCAGGACGATATTGCTTTATAA
- a CDS encoding pyridoxamine 5'-phosphate oxidase family protein, whose amino-acid sequence MLHRPMRRKDREVTDQDRIDSILDRAQVCHLALFDGEWPYVLPITFGYEPGHMYFHSAKEGKKIDIIKKNPRASFCVEVDVLPVPAPKKRSGLDLLYRSVVGFGEISVIPDDEEDRKRHALSVLAAHYCRQGVDIPRPRALLDKVEVLEMEIVHITGKEKGPFIER is encoded by the coding sequence ATGCTGCATCGTCCTATGAGACGAAAGGATAGAGAGGTTACGGATCAAGATCGTATAGATTCAATCTTGGATCGTGCTCAGGTCTGTCATCTGGCTCTTTTCGACGGAGAGTGGCCCTACGTGCTGCCGATAACCTTTGGATACGAGCCGGGTCATATGTATTTTCACTCCGCCAAGGAAGGCAAGAAGATCGATATAATAAAGAAAAATCCGAGGGCTTCTTTTTGCGTCGAGGTCGATGTCCTTCCAGTTCCTGCGCCCAAGAAGAGGTCGGGGCTTGACCTTCTCTACCGGAGCGTGGTGGGATTCGGGGAGATCTCGGTGATTCCCGACGACGAAGAGGATAGGAAAAGACACGCTCTGTCCGTGTTGGCGGCACACTATTGTCGCCAAGGTGTGGATATCCCCCGTCCCAGAGCCCTCCTGGACAAGGTAGAGGTTTTAGAGATGGAAATAGTGCATATTACGGGTAAAGAAAAAGGTCCCTTCATAGAGAGATAA
- a CDS encoding phage holin family protein: MHDYVEALRKLAGIIFPAALMAMVGSFVRYVRLHRSEPFSWGEFIGGMITAGFAGVVVQCFCRGIGLNAWLTSAVVAMAGYSAGQILDFGQELLLKWLERETKR, from the coding sequence ATGCACGACTACGTTGAAGCCCTCAGAAAACTGGCGGGGATCATATTCCCCGCCGCACTCATGGCTATGGTGGGATCCTTCGTTCGATATGTGAGGCTCCACAGATCCGAGCCGTTCTCATGGGGCGAATTTATAGGCGGAATGATAACGGCGGGATTCGCCGGGGTGGTCGTTCAATGTTTCTGCCGCGGGATCGGGCTCAATGCCTGGCTGACTTCCGCCGTCGTGGCCATGGCCGGATACAGTGCCGGACAGATTCTAGACTTCGGTCAGGAGCTTCTGCTAAAATGGCTGGAAAGGGAAACAAAGCGATAG
- a CDS encoding glycoside hydrolase family 108 protein has protein sequence MTDRFSEVLSVVLGFEGGYADDPDDRGGRTNYGITERTLRSAYDRKIVSHRDIRSLSMADATLIYWADYWDPVKGDLLSEPLDLILFDCAVNHGVGGAGRLLQKTLNLVADADLSVDGVIGPNTLKTLKKALDGNSPEALSMSVLAMRTRFYVKIVEGDSSQRKFLWGWVRRRVAGLIDEIK, from the coding sequence GTGACGGACAGGTTCTCTGAAGTCCTCTCCGTGGTGTTGGGTTTCGAGGGCGGATATGCGGACGATCCGGACGACAGGGGAGGGCGGACCAATTACGGCATAACGGAAAGGACCTTGAGATCGGCATACGACAGAAAGATAGTCTCCCATAGGGATATACGATCTCTATCGATGGCTGACGCTACCCTCATTTATTGGGCCGATTACTGGGACCCCGTAAAAGGGGACCTCTTGTCCGAACCTCTGGACCTGATACTCTTCGACTGTGCCGTTAACCACGGGGTGGGGGGAGCTGGACGGCTGCTGCAGAAGACCCTGAACCTCGTGGCTGATGCGGACCTTAGCGTCGACGGGGTCATAGGTCCTAACACCCTAAAAACCTTGAAAAAGGCTCTGGACGGCAATTCGCCCGAGGCTCTATCAATGAGTGTTCTTGCGATGCGGACCAGGTTTTATGTGAAGATCGTCGAGGGAGACTCCAGCCAACGAAAGTTTCTGTGGGGTTGGGTACGTCGAAGGGTGGCCGGGTTGATAGACGAGATAAAGTGA
- a CDS encoding glycosyltransferase: MRRSRELKILFYINVVIIIFLVGYKLYLNFVEEDYGAVHAVQMERIERRLKGRSRFSFTVVGNVKNSIGIFEKKIVPLLNSSETDFVVSAGNAVSGGGEDKYRALHSTMEKLDIPYMLTFGEDEESAFGGGRFYEHYGPYLFTFVAGDSRFVFLDGTGKTSWDWQFRWFEDLMAGSSEEHVFVFVGRPPIPVNTVGLVGVSSKSFLDQDVGRKLVSMFSRFGVDVVFSANLPFFDETFCDGVKYVITGGSGGLVLNDDLSFYHYVQVRVDEDDVLIEPIRLNIGQHPLFRTLESIWFFVHSLFYVGYVNFLLMVCMCAAVAIWLYSVVFVEKNYYPDFDSPSDPTLNRSIGVAMFTNTFFPFIGGVPVSVDRLRRVLISLGHRVIVVAPGGGKDEEGVLGVPPILRGFRVFGVAVSNIFFPRIYRSVSDFKPDIIHVHHPYWLGSVGLFLAGRMGVPVVYTYHTRLDRFDHAVPIPGALFRNFLSHAMVRHFCNKCDGVVVPTESAEYYLRMIGVRRPLFVLPTGIDRELFSRVCRDQVEDLRDKLGLGEKKILITVSRLSKEKNILFMLEAIASLRDKCDVSFKFLIVGDGPDREEVEAAISDLRLDDTVVLVGAVSPENIPVYYGLGDLFVFASCSETQGMVVLEALTMGLPVVAVRSSGVDDFIRDGINGYKTLLDKVSWSDRIRTLIENPDLSKRISENAEAFARKYGMEEFGRSMEKVYARLLNKRIAKD; this comes from the coding sequence ATGCGTAGATCCAGAGAGCTCAAGATCCTCTTCTATATCAACGTCGTGATAATTATTTTTTTGGTGGGGTATAAGCTGTATCTCAATTTTGTGGAGGAGGATTACGGAGCGGTTCACGCCGTTCAGATGGAAAGAATAGAGAGGCGTTTAAAGGGGAGGTCCCGTTTTTCCTTTACCGTCGTTGGGAACGTGAAGAATTCGATCGGAATTTTCGAGAAAAAGATCGTTCCTCTCCTTAACTCGAGCGAAACGGATTTCGTGGTCTCCGCCGGAAACGCGGTCAGCGGTGGAGGAGAGGACAAGTACAGGGCTCTTCACAGCACCATGGAGAAGCTGGACATACCCTATATGCTCACTTTCGGGGAGGACGAGGAGAGTGCTTTCGGAGGTGGTCGGTTTTACGAACACTACGGTCCGTACCTGTTCACCTTCGTGGCAGGAGACAGCAGGTTCGTTTTTCTGGATGGGACCGGGAAGACCTCGTGGGATTGGCAGTTTAGATGGTTTGAGGATCTGATGGCCGGATCCTCGGAAGAGCATGTTTTCGTTTTCGTGGGACGACCTCCCATACCGGTAAATACAGTAGGGCTTGTCGGGGTTTCGAGCAAATCCTTTTTGGATCAGGACGTGGGGCGAAAACTGGTCTCCATGTTCTCCCGTTTCGGTGTCGATGTCGTTTTTTCAGCCAATCTGCCCTTTTTCGACGAGACCTTCTGCGATGGGGTCAAGTACGTAATAACCGGAGGCTCGGGTGGGTTGGTCTTGAACGATGATCTCAGCTTCTACCATTATGTGCAGGTGAGGGTGGATGAGGACGATGTCTTGATAGAGCCGATAAGGCTGAATATCGGACAACATCCGCTCTTTCGGACCTTGGAGAGCATTTGGTTTTTCGTTCATTCACTTTTCTACGTCGGATACGTCAACTTTCTTTTGATGGTATGTATGTGTGCAGCCGTGGCGATATGGCTTTATTCGGTGGTATTCGTCGAGAAAAATTACTATCCTGATTTCGATAGTCCCTCCGATCCGACGTTGAATAGATCTATAGGGGTCGCCATGTTCACCAATACATTTTTCCCTTTCATCGGCGGAGTTCCCGTGTCGGTGGACAGGCTGAGACGGGTTTTGATCTCTCTGGGACATCGGGTGATCGTCGTAGCTCCCGGAGGCGGAAAGGACGAAGAAGGGGTTCTGGGCGTTCCCCCTATCCTCAGAGGATTCAGGGTTTTCGGGGTGGCGGTCTCCAACATCTTTTTTCCTCGTATATACCGCTCAGTCTCGGATTTCAAACCCGATATAATCCACGTTCATCATCCCTATTGGCTTGGCTCCGTCGGGTTGTTTCTGGCCGGACGGATGGGTGTTCCGGTGGTCTATACCTATCACACCAGACTGGATCGTTTCGATCACGCTGTTCCCATTCCGGGGGCGTTGTTTCGTAATTTTCTCTCTCACGCCATGGTGCGGCATTTCTGCAATAAATGCGATGGAGTGGTGGTACCTACCGAATCTGCGGAGTATTATCTTCGTATGATAGGAGTTCGGCGACCTCTTTTCGTGCTTCCTACCGGTATAGACAGGGAGCTTTTTTCCAGGGTGTGTCGAGATCAGGTGGAAGATCTTAGGGACAAACTGGGATTGGGAGAGAAAAAAATATTGATAACGGTCTCCAGGTTGAGCAAGGAGAAGAACATCCTTTTTATGCTGGAGGCTATAGCGTCGCTTCGGGATAAGTGCGATGTATCTTTCAAATTTCTCATAGTGGGGGATGGCCCTGATAGAGAAGAGGTAGAAGCCGCTATATCCGACCTTCGATTGGACGATACGGTGGTTCTGGTAGGAGCTGTGTCTCCTGAGAATATTCCGGTTTACTATGGTTTGGGCGATCTATTTGTCTTTGCTTCCTGTTCGGAGACCCAGGGTATGGTGGTGCTGGAGGCTTTGACCATGGGATTGCCGGTGGTGGCGGTCAGGTCAAGCGGCGTGGACGATTTTATCAGGGATGGAATCAACGGTTATAAAACCCTTCTGGATAAGGTTTCCTGGTCCGACAGAATTAGGACTTTGATAGAGAATCCCGATCTCAGCAAGAGGATATCGGAAAACGCCGAGGCGTTTGCCCGGAAGTACGGCATGGAGGAGTTCGGAAGGTCGATGGAGAAGGTATATGCCAGGCTTTTGAATAAAAGAATAGCAAAGGACTAA